From Phaeodactylum tricornutum CCAP 1055/1 chromosome 23, whole genome shotgun sequence, one genomic window encodes:
- a CDS encoding predicted protein, whose amino-acid sequence IAGTLAALITIYSEFTLKTTGCGLPAGPFGLVGAVEGISYLAIVGITAYSLVTKFRTGSGLPAGPAGVLGVAEGLCFTAIVTGLVVLGFQVVDYGYIPNAVPMEGGMCS is encoded by the coding sequence ATTGCCGGGACACTGGCTGCTCTGATTACCAtttactctgagttcactcTAAAGACAACCGGATGTGGTCTTCCGGCGGGTCCTTTTGGCTTGGTCGGTGCTGTAGAAGGCATCAGCTACCTCGCAATCGTAGGAATTACAGCATATTCCCTTGTCACAAAATTTCGAACTGGATCGGGTTTGCCAGCGGGACCTGCCGGAGTTCTAGGCGTAGCCGAAGGTCTTTGCTTTACGGCGATTGTTACCGGTCTTGTCGTACTTGGGTTTCAAGTTGTGGACTATGGTTATATCCCGAACGCTGTCCCAATGGAAGGGGGGATGTGCAGCTAA
- a CDS encoding predicted protein encodes MLLHLNQVDEDSSHAARFAILFYIMVSLTLCGGTVFGFAGLKTVLLDESVYAELCSDFNGDGATYTPCNAQMLRLDLMFTLASSLFSAYLLPAGLLLRSMGPRACFLLGFALVIIGSGLFVVANSRTFDVYIVAFVLIGTGNPLLYIAAFNFSKLYPSSSNLLLSIFIGCFGFSAIVFYLFDEVHFIYGLTSQQLFRAFVFLPASLALIGMFVLPKDVYHVMRQRKLSAASNAVAESDVADGASEKTPLLESNEQNGVAWDGNSTATTAVAAGDTNKAKNTSFIGVPLKDASLSRQLRSAPFFAQMAFFSWGMLHLNFYLGTIYDQLLLLDDTGGALADVMIDVFSLSYPFGCLASILPVGLLVRNCSVSTSLYTYCAVNLIFSSMALLPNLSAQWITIHMFILVRVAFFTVMSTYSANVFGFANLSTMFGAAGCVAGMVSLGSSGLNYVALTVQDDFTLVNGFMLAGAVLNFTFPYTVKVFWENKQH; translated from the coding sequence ATGCTGCTCCACCTAAACCAAGTTGACGAAGACAGTAGTCACGCTGCTCGCTTTGCCATCCTTTTTTACATCATGGTTAGTTTGACGCTCTGTGGTGGTACCGTCTTTGGCTTTGCCGGTCTCAAGACCGTGCTCCTTGATGAAAGCGTATACGCTGAGCTCTGTAGTGACTTCAACGGCGACGGTGCCACATATACACCCTGTAACGCCCAAATGCTACGTCTCGATCTCATGTTCACCCTCGCCTCTAGTCTCTTTTCGGCCTACTTGCTACCCGCGGGCTTGTTGCTGCGGAGTATGGGACCCCGAGCTTGCTTCTTGCTCGGTTTTGCCCTCGTGATCATCGGCAGTGGATTATTTGTCGTGGCCAATTCCCGAACCTTTGACGTCTACATCGTGGCCTTTGTCTTGATTGGTACGGGTAATCCACTTTTGTACATTGCGGCCTTCAACTTCAGCAAGCTTTACCCATCCAGCTCCAATTTACTGTTGAGTATATTCATTGGCTGCTTTGGGTTTTCTGCCATCGTATTTTACCTCTTTGATGAAGTGCACTTTATATACGGACTGACATCGCAACAGCTTTTTCGAGCCTTTGTGTTCCTGCCCGCGTCTCTAGCCTTGATTGGTATGTTTGTGCTGCCCAAAGATGTCTACCACGTCATGAGGCAAAGGAAGCTTTCAGCCGCATCCAACGCCGTGGCCGAAAGCGACGTAGCCGACGGTGCCAGCGAAAAGACCCCATTGCTAGAAAGCAACGAACAGAACGGGGTGGCATGGGATGGCAACAGTACTGCGACGAcggccgtcgccgccggTGACACCAATAAAGCGAAGAACACTAGCTTCATCGGCGTCCCGTTGAAGGACGCCAGCCTATCACGGCAACTGCGATCTGCTCCATTTTTTGCGCAAATGGCTTTCTTCTCCTGGGGTATGCTGCATCTAAATTTTTATTTGGGTACCATCTACGATCAACTGCTATTGTTGGATGATACGGGCGGAGCGCTGGCCGATGTTATGATCGACGTCTTTAGTCTGTCGTATCCCTTTGGATGTTTAGCTTCCATTTTGCCAGTCGGACTGTTGGTCCGGAATTGTTCCGTATCGACCAGTCTGTATACCTACTGTGCGGTTAACTTGATATTTTCCAGCATGGCTTTGCTACCCAATTTATCGGCACAGTGGATCACGATTCATATGTTCATACTCGTTCGCGTGGCCTTTTTCACTGTTATGAGTACCTATTCAGCCAATGTCTTTGGGTTTGCTAATCTCAGTACCATGTTTGGGGCCGCAGGGTGTGTCGCCGGAATGGTATCACTGGGATCTTCCGGTCTCAACTACGTTGCTCTGACCGTTCAAGACGACTTCACCCTCGTCAACGGCTTTATGTTGGCGGGGGCCGTCCTCAATTTTACGTTTCCGTACACCGTCAAAGTATTTTGGGAAAACAAACAACACTAA